Proteins from a single region of Echeneis naucrates chromosome 14, fEcheNa1.1, whole genome shotgun sequence:
- the LOC115053982 gene encoding protein FAM122A translates to MERMEVDQCAGAAGGAGGGALRRSNSAPMITSVSDGMTVFSPVSSARYRRSSVSINPSCPSQLVPLSPFSLTGDHKRQEENMEMTLRGSLQRLSGSSLVPVPPVAQWTDQTSVWFQSQDSGVTPNSSPSPTRRFRPAVRWPPLTPLKRKGGAESDGPPKKLFVAGVTDPAHRSSYTVSVSPSAADSPPTGGVSPQSLSPPPSFTPFSSQQHPGH, encoded by the exons ATGGAACGGATGGAGGTGGACCAGTGCGCAGGCGCGgctgggggggcggggggcggggCCCTGCGCAGGTCGAACAGCGCCCCCATGATTACCAGCGTCAG tgACGGGATGACCGTCTTCAGTCCCGTGTCCTCGGCTCGGTACAGGCGCAGCAGCGTGTCCATCAACCCCAGCTGTCCTTCACAG CTCGTCCCTTTGTCTCCGTTCTCTCTGACTGGAGACCACAagagacag GAGGAGAACATGGAGATGACACTCAGAGGAAGTCTGCAGAGACTCAG TGGTTCCAGTCTGGTTCCAGTTCCTCCGGTGGCTCAGTGGACCGATCAGACCTCAGTG tggtTTCAGTCACAGGACAGCGGCGTCACACCTAACTCCTCCCCCAGTCCCACCAGGAGGTTCAG acCGGCAGTAAGATGGCCGCCGCTAACGCCGCTGAAGAggaaag GGGGGGCAGAGTCTGACGGACCTCCAAAGAAGCTCTTTGTTGCCGGGGTAACAGACCCCGCCCACCGCAGTAGCTACACAGTCAG TGTCTCTCCGTCGGCGGCGGACTCTCCACCGACAGGAGGCGTCAGTCCTCAGTCCCTGTCTCCGCCCCCCTCCTTCACCCCCTTCAGCTCCCAGCAGCACCCTGGGCACTAA
- the LOC115054399 gene encoding schwannomin-interacting protein 1 → MGTGRNGCHASGLKQEVATALRTLRDQLLAKQKEKEHLAGSSCVTKRKHLERRDLQERSVQQLSSLRASLQQDAHALSSELVAHLLVRDQLRTKQDAMLLDVQDLT, encoded by the exons ATGGGAACAGGGCGCAACGGTTGCCATGCCTCTGGGCTGAAGCAGGAAGTGGCCACCGCTCTGAGGACGCTGAGAGACCAACTGCTGgcaaagcagaaagagaaggag catCTGGCCGGCAGCAGTTGTGTTACCAAGCGGAAACATCTGGAGCGCCGGGACCTGCAGGAGCGTTCAGTACAACAACTGAGCAGCCTGAGAGCATCACTACAACAAGACGCACACG CTCTGAGTTCCGAGCTGGTGGCCCACCTTTTGGTACGAGACCAGCTGAGGACGAAGCAGGACGCCATGCTGCTGGACGTCCAGGACCTCACCTAA
- the LOC115054638 gene encoding P2Y purinoceptor 3 — MRLSQSSDVTADVRLLAASLPNASSSLSSLSLPPSPCSFDESYKYVFLPVCYSLTFVFSLTLNSVVLLRSCRHHGGCCGSGGGRRLNTSLIYMVNLATTDLMYGLSLPFLVASYVLRDSWVFGDFMCRLVRFLFYFNLYCSIFFLTCISVHRYLGICHPMRTITLESKRVVKGTCALVWVVVFILTCPIFRFAQTGYVRRGGSGVIGPGGATDSENSTGEQEGEGYTNCWDDAIDKEFADYVPYGIVLHLLGFFVPFVIIAWCYSQVVRTIFQTLRSPPSSIEGGEDGQVVDGVVEGIRERERTSVSISGSQYSHYIRRRRKSIKTIVTITLLFALCFLPFHVTRTLFLLLRRGQLGGCNAMKTVSICYKVTRPLASCNAWLNALLYFLTGDKGAPCCWSVEHTIHRDRRNGSLWWPLTILKKDGVGEDDQDAAEKVEREVHMENESKSSRVIF, encoded by the exons ATGAGATTGAGCCAAAGCTCCGACGTCACTGCAGACGTCCGTTTGTTGGCGGCCAGTCTTCCAAATGCctccagcagcttgtccagcTTGTCTCTGCCGCCTTCACCCTGCAGCTTTGACGAATCCTACAAGTACGtcttcctgcctgtctgctACTCCCTGACCTTCGTCTTCAGCCTCACTCTCAACTCAGTGGTGCTGCTGCGCTCCTGCCGCCATCATGGCGGCTGCTGTGGCAGCGGTGGTGGGCGGCGCTTGAACACCTCACTGATCTACATGGTGAACTTGGCCACTACTGACCTGATGTACGGCCTCTCGCTGCCCTTTCTGGTGGCGAGCTACGTACTGAGGGACAGCTGGGTGTTTGGGGACTTCATGTGTCGCCTTGTTCGATTCCTCTTCTACTTCAACCTCTACTgctccatcttcttcctcacctGCATCTCTGTGCACAG gtACTTGGGGATCTGCCACCCAATGAGGACCATCACCCTGGAGAGCAAGCGGGTGGTGAAGGGCACCTGTGCGTTGGTGTGGGTGGTGGTTTTCATCCTTACCTGCCCTATCTTCAGGTTTGCCCAGACTGGATATGTGAGGCGAGGGGGCAGTGGGGTCATTGGGCCTGGAGGGGCGACGGACAGCGAGAACAGTACCGGGGAGCAGGAAGGGGAGGGGTACACAAACTGCTGGGACGACGCCATTGACAAGGAGTTTGCTGACTACGTCCCGTACGGTATCGTCCTCCACCTGCTGGGCTTCTTCGTGCCCTTTGTCATCATAGCCTGGTGCTATTCTCAAGTGGTCAGGACCATATTTCAGACTCTGCGTTCCCCCCCAAGCTCAATAGAAGGCGGCGAGGATGGTCAGGTGGTGGACGGAGTGGTAGAAGGAAttagagaaagggagagaaccTCTGTGTCCATCTCAGGCTCGCAGTACTCCCACTATATCCGGCGGCGGCGGAAATCCATCAAAACCATCGTAACCATCACACTCCTGTTTGCGCTCTGCTTCCTGCCCTTCCATGTGACCCGGACGTTGTTCCTTCTGCTGCGGCGGGGGCAGCTCGGCGGCTGCAACGCCATGAAGACCGTCTCCATCTGCTACAAAGTCACCCGGCCGCTGGCCTCCTGCAATGCCTGGCTTAACGCCCTGCTGTACTTCCTGACAGGAGACAAGGGCGCCCCCTGCTGCTGGTCGGTGGAACACACCATCCACAGAGACCGTCGAAACGGCTCACTCTGGTGGCCGCTGACCATCCTGAAAAAGGACGGTGTGGGAGAGGACGACCAGGACGCAGCAGAGAAGGTAGAAAGGGAGGTGCACATGGAGAATGAGTCCAAGTCTTCAAGGGTCATATTTTAG
- the LOC115054361 gene encoding flavin-containing monooxygenase FMO GS-OX4 — MKMVLQRVAVVGAGAAGLCAARHILSRPNSFACPVVFELTDNIGGTWCYVERIGQDDHGRPIHSSMYRDLRTNLPKEVMAFPDFPFDPQLSSFLPHQEIQKYLKKYCHAHNIWPQIRFNTMVEKVKPVVLAKEVEKNTMWEVTSCDLSGHQKTEIFDSVFVCSGHYSEPYIPNVPGMKNFKGKLLHSHLYRYAEPFSGQSVVVLGAKASGLDISIELVKAGAKVTLSHGRPRLTFPLPSGIRQSSPVVAIEDNGSIRFQDGSVDQADTLMFCTGYKFRFPFLDADQLGLKIQDHMVSPLYRYMMPPAFPSLFFISICKMICPFPNFNCQVQFALAVLDGSVSLPSRAEMEDDVHRVLRDKVDRGFQQRHLLDMFEDQWEYCDMLARTAGFPPLPPVIQGLYKEVWRQRQVHPENYRSHNYRLISDSQWELLK, encoded by the exons ATGAAGATGGTGCTGCAGAGGGTGGCAGTGGTTGGGGCAGGGGCAGCAGGACTTTGTGCAGCCAGACATATCCTGTCTCGGCCAAACAGCTTTGCCTGTCCTGTGGTGTTCGAGCTCACAGACAACATTGGTGGCACCTGGTGTTACGTCGAGCGCATCGGTCAAGACGACCACGGCCGGCCAATCCACAGCAGCATGTACAGAGACCTcag AACCAACCTGCCTAAAGAGGTGATGGCCTTCCCTGATTTCCCCTTCGACCCTCAGCTGAGCAGCTTCCTGCCCCACCAGGAGATCCAGAAGTACCTGAAGAAGTACTGCCACGCCCACAACATCTGGCCTCAAATCCGG TTCAACACCATGGTGGAAAAGGTGAAGCCTGTTGTTCTGGCAAAAGAGGTTGAGAAGAACACGATGTGGGAGGTGACGTCGTGTGATTTGTCCGGTCACCAGAAAACCGAGATCTTCGATTCGGTCTTTGTCTGCTCAGG ACACTACTCCGAACCCTACATCCCAAACGTACCAGGGATGAAGAACTTTAAAG GGAAGCTGTTGCACAGTCACCTGTACAGGTACGCAGAGCCATTCTCAGGTCAGTCTGTGGTGGTTCTGGGGGCCAAAGCATCAGGACTGGACATTTCCATTGAACTGGTCAAAGCTGGCGCCAAG GTGACTCTGAGTCACGGTCGTCCTCGTCTCacctttcctcttccctctggAATTCGACAGTCCAGTCCGGTGGTGGCGATCGAGGACAACGGCAGCATTCGTTTCCAG GACGGCTCAGTGGATCAGGCTGACACCCTCATGTTCTGCACCGGGTACAAGTTCAGGTTTCCCTTCCTGGATGCAGATCAGCTGGGTTTGAAGATCCAGGACCACATGGTGTCTCCTTTGTACCGCTACATGATGCCCCCCGCCTTCCCTTCGCTTTTCTTCATTAGCATATGCAAGATGATCTGCCCCTTCCCCAACTTCAACTGCCAG GTCCAGTTTGCTCTGGCCGTGTTGGACGGCTCTGTATCTTTACCGTCTCGGGCTGAGATGGAGGACGATGTCCATCGAGTGCTGCGGGACAAGGTGGATCGTGGATTCCAGCAACGCCACCTGCTGGACATGTTCGAGGATCAGTGGGAGTACTGTGACATGCTGGCTCGCACCGCCGGCTTTCCACCACTTCCTCCGGTCATACAAGGCTTGTACAAGGAAGTCTGGAGACAACGACAAGTCCACCCTGAGAACTACCGGAGCCACAACTACCGGCTGATCAGCGACAGCCAGTGGGAGCTTCTCAAATGA
- the med31 gene encoding mediator of RNA polymerase II transcription subunit 31 isoform X1 — protein METEEQARNRFQSELEFIQCLANPNYLNFLAQRGFLRERPFINYLKYLLYWKEPEYAKFLKYPHCLHMLELLQYEHFRKELVNAQCAKFIDEQQLLHWQHYSRKRTRLQQALAEQQQQPQQPTHGNATAK, from the exons atggaaacgG AGGAACAGGCCCGGAACCGTTTCCAGTCGGAGCTGGAGTTCATCCAATGTTTGGCCAACCCAAACTACCTGAACT TTTTGGCGCAGAGAGGTTTCCTGAGAGAGAGACCGTTCATTAATTACCTGAAGTACCTTCTGTACTGGAAGGAGCCGGAGTACGCCAAGTTCCTCAA gtatCCTCACTGCTTGCACAtgttggagctgctgcagtACGAGCACTTCAGGAAGGAGCTGGTCAACGCTCAGTGCGCCAAGTTCATCGACGAGCAGCAACTGCTGCACTGGCAGCACTATTCTAGGAAACGCACCCGGCTGCAGCAGGCGTTggccgagcagcagcagcaaccacagcagCCAACACATGGGAACGCCACCGCCAAGTGA
- the med31 gene encoding mediator of RNA polymerase II transcription subunit 31 isoform X2 yields METEEQARNRFQSELEFIQCLANPNYLNFLAQRGFLRERPFINYLKYLLYWKEPEYAKFLKYPHCLHMLELLQYEHFRKELVNAQCAKFIDEQQLLHWQHYSRKRTRLQQALAEQQQQPQQPTHGNATAK; encoded by the exons ATGGAGACTG AGGAACAGGCCCGGAACCGTTTCCAGTCGGAGCTGGAGTTCATCCAATGTTTGGCCAACCCAAACTACCTGAACT TTTTGGCGCAGAGAGGTTTCCTGAGAGAGAGACCGTTCATTAATTACCTGAAGTACCTTCTGTACTGGAAGGAGCCGGAGTACGCCAAGTTCCTCAA gtatCCTCACTGCTTGCACAtgttggagctgctgcagtACGAGCACTTCAGGAAGGAGCTGGTCAACGCTCAGTGCGCCAAGTTCATCGACGAGCAGCAACTGCTGCACTGGCAGCACTATTCTAGGAAACGCACCCGGCTGCAGCAGGCGTTggccgagcagcagcagcaaccacagcagCCAACACATGGGAACGCCACCGCCAAGTGA
- the slc13a5a gene encoding solute carrier family 13 member 5a — translation MSVLPLRVKMLRQVWRLKGVVILVCSPFLLLPLAISTTEAACAYVIALMAVYWCTEVLPLAVTALLPTILFPVLGIMESKDVCMQYLKDTNMLFVGGLMVAVTVEHWNLHKRIALRVLLLVGVRPALLMLGFMGVTAFLSMWISNTATTAMMVPIVQAVLDQLHGKVDPEPPKSRTKTIVIHQEHLEKTVSIQHLEEGLLFSPGLNGPVQTQACANRSNNLENTVSPEQRTLSEGQMDEPIVKPAPQDKPPSDGSGGPVVVSVETVCCQMELEELSDEEEERRKMNKGLLLCVCYAASIGGIATLTGTGPNLVLVGQMSQLFPQNGDIINFASWFAFAFPTMVLLLTFAWFWLQFFYIGCNLRRTWGCGAIQSEKERAAYEMIRDEHRRLGPMSYGEGSVLALFILMVALWFTRDPRFMVGWATHVFNAKAEFVTDATVSLFVSVLLFILPSKPPSYLLCCSESQVSRVPAPPLLTWQVTQKKMPWNIVLLLGGGFALAKGSEESGLSRWLGAQMTPLHSIPPWAIAIVLCLLVTTFTECASNVATATLFLPILASMSQSISLNPLYVMIPCTLSASFAFMLPVATPPNAIVFSYGLLKVSDMVRTGVVMNIMAIGCVSLAINSWGRVMFSLDSFPVWANVSVPV, via the exons atgtccGTTCTTCCTCTGAGGGTGAAAATGTTGCGGCAGGTCTGGAGGTTAAAAGGCGTTGTCATCCTCGTCTGCAGCCCGTTTCTCCTGCTGCCGCTCGCCATCAGCACCACG GAAGCCGCCTGTGCTTATGTCATCGCCCTGATGGCGGTCTATTGGTGCACTGAGGTTCTTCCTTTGGCGGTGACAGCGTTGCTGCCGACCATCTTGTTCCCAGTCCTCGGCATCATGGAGTCCAAAGAT GTGTGTATGCAGTACTTGAAGGACACCAACATGCTCTTTGTGGGGGGGTTGATGGTCGCCGTCACCGTGGAGCACTGGAATCTCCACAAACGGATCGCCCTCAGGGTTCTGCTGCTTGTCGGGGTCCGACCTGCCCT GTTGATGCTCGGGTTCATGGGGGTGACGGCCTTCCTGTCCATGTGGATCAGCAACACGGCCACGACCGCCATGATGGTCCCCATAGTCCAGGCGGTCCTGGACCAGCTCCATGGCAAAGTAGACCCTGAACCCCCCAAGAGCCGGACCAAAACCATTGTTATTCACCAGGAACATCTGGAGAAAACCGTCAGCATCCAGCACCTGGAGGAAG GTCTGCTGTTTTCCCCAGGTCTGAATGGACCAGTCCAGACACAAGCCTGCGCAAATAGGAGCAACAACCTGGAGAACACGGTGTCTCCTGAGCAGAGGACACTGTCGGAGGGTCAGATGGACGAGCCAATCGTCAAACCGGCACCACAAGACAAACCCCCTTCAGATGGCAGTGGTGGACCAG TGGTCGTCTCCGTGGAGACCGTCTGCTGTCagatggagctggaggagctgagtgatgaggaagaggagaggaggaagatgaataaaggcctcctgctgtgtgtctgctaCGCTGCCAGCATCGGAGGCATCGCCACCCTGACCGGAACCGGACCGAACCTGGTCCTGGTCGGACAAATGAGCCA GCTCTTCCCTCAAAATGGCGACATCATCAACTTTGCATCCTGGTTCGCCTTCGCCTTCCCCACcatggtgctgctgctgacctTCGCCTGGTTCTGGCTGCAGTTCTTCTACATCGGCTGCAA CCTGCGGAGAACCTGGGGCTGTGGCGCCATCCAATCAGAGAAGGAGCGAGCGGCGTACGAGATGATCAGGGATGAGCACCGTCGTCTGGGCCCGATGAGCTACGGAGAGGGCAGCGTCCTGGCACTCTTCATCCTCATGGTGGCACTCTGGTTCACACGTGACCCCCGTTTCATGGTGGGCTGGGCCACACATGTCTTCAACGCCAAAGCCGA gtTCGTCACTGATGCCACcgtctctctgtttgtttctgtcctgcTCTTCATTCTTCCCTCCAAACCACCAAGTtaccttctctgctgctcag AGTCCCAGGTATCCCGAGTCCCTGCCCCCCCCCTGCTCACCTGGCAGGTGACTCAGAAAAAGATGCCCTGGAACATCGTGCTGCTGCTGGGAGGAGGCTTCGCCCTCGCCAAAGGCAGTGAG gagTCCGGTCTGTCCCGCTGGCTCGGCGCCCAGATGACACCGCTGCACTCCATTCCTCCGTGGGCCATCGCCATCGTCCTCTGCCTCCTTGTTACCACCTTCACTGAATGTGCCAGTAACGTTGCCACGGCAACGCTCTTCCTGCCCATTCTGGCCTCAATG TCCCAGTCCATCAGCCTGAACCCTCTGTACGTCATGATCCCCTGCACCCTCAGCGCCTCTTTCGCCTTCATGCTGCCGGTGGCCACGCCCCCCAACGCCATCGTCTTCTCCTACGGTCTCCTCAAAGTGTCCGACATG GTGAGAACAGGCGTGGTGATGAACATCATGGCGATCGGCTGCGTCAGCCTGGCCATCAACAGTTGGGGTCGCGTGATGTTCTCTCTGGACTCATTCCCCGTCTGGGCCAACGTCAGTGTGCCGGTGTAG
- the serpinf2a gene encoding alpha-2-antiplasmin, translating into MKLCLLLLSLCQFGLAEEPGSAAPNRSDALDDDEDMADSAHSCTGRRVFSHEERRAIGGAVERLGLQLLENLPIGPQQPNVVLSPLSVAFGLAQLTLGAHGETEKLLLRSLHADTVPCYHQILGSLVPHFSNTSLDVATRMYLRPGFEVKLSFIEDSLSRYQSLPVPLVSVEEVNQWVENVTKGHIPNFLESIPHDVVLMLMNAVYFKGEWQTQFDPSVTSKGVFYLDSQNSVSVDMMKSAHYPLRLLDDPELEAQVASFPFKGNTTFLVVQPLLGRRNVSSVLSKLNISDLYRRLPQEKRMQVNLPRVKLQYRQELQEALSSLGLSSLFSGPDLSGISDRPLRVTGVRHASTVELSEEGVEASATTVVTSMRSVSLFSVNSPFVFTLVDDASLTPLFMGVVTNPAPDNAPMLNDDPHSNVTMSDQPVTNSHINRQQCSEAAGGSSTTPCTTAFGQDEQLLAANGLGGVDGGETDEDTSKSQHCVPA; encoded by the exons ATGAAGCtgtgtcttctcctcctctcgcTGTGTCAGTTCGGATTAGCT GAGGAACCCGGTTCAGCAGCTCCGAATCGCTCTGACGCTTTAGATGACGACGAAGACATGGCAGACTCGGCTCACAGCTGTACAGGAAGGCGGGTGTTCAGCCATGAAGAACGCCGGGCGATAGGTGGCGCCGTAGAGCGGCTGGGTTTACAGCTGCTGGAAAATCTTCCCATTGGTCCACAGCAGCCCAATGTCGTCCTATCACCTCTCAGCGTGGCCTTTGGCCTCGCCCAGCTTACCTTAG GCGCTCATGGTGAGAcggaaaagctgctgctgaggagtcTTCATGCCGACACAGTTCCCTGTTACCATCAGATCCTGGGGAGCCTTGTGCCTCATTTCAGCAACACCTCGTTGGACGTGGCGACTCGTATGTACCTGAGACCAG ggTTTGAAGTGAAGTTGTCGTTCATCGAGGACTCTCTGTCCAG gtaCCAATCCCTACCGGTCCCTCTGGTCTCTGTGGAAGAAGTCAACCAATGGGTGGAGAACGTCACTAAAGGTCACATCCCCAACTTCCTGGAGAGTATTCCTCATGATGTGGTGCTGATGCTCATGAACGCCGTGTACTTCAAAG GTGAATGGCAGACCCAATTTGACCCCTCCGTGACCTCTAAGGGAGTGTTCTACCTGGACAGCCAAAACTCAGTGTCAGTAGACATGATGAAGTCGGCTCATTATCCTCTCCGTCTGCTGGACGACCCGGAGCTGGAGGCTCAG gtCGCCAGTTTTCCCTTCAAGGGAAACACCACTTTCCTGGTCGTCCAGCCGCTGCTTGGCAGGAGAAACGTGTCATCTGTGCTTTCCAAGCTGAACATCTCCGACCTCTACAGACGTCTACCTCAGGAGAAACGGATGCAGGTCAACTTACCGAGGGTGAAGCTGCAGTACCGGCAGGAGCTCCAGGAGGCGCTGTCCAGTTTGG GCCTCAGCTCTCTGTTTTCAGGCCCTGACCTCTCTGGGATTTCTGACCGGCCCCTGCGTGTGACGGGTGTCCGCCATGCCAGCACTGTGGAGCTCAGCGAGGAAGGTGTGGAGGCGTCCGCCACCACCGTCGTCACCTCCATGCGCTCCGTGTCCTTGTTCTCAGTCAACTCCCCCTTCGTTTTCACCCTTGTCGATGATGCCTCCTTGACGCCCCTCTTCATGGGCGTCGTCACCAACCCCGCCCCTGATAACGCCCCCATGCTCAACGACGACCCCCACAGCAACGTCACAATGAGCGACCAACCAGTGACAAACAGTCACATAAATAGGCAACAATGCAGCGAGGCTGCAGGGGGCAGCAGCACGACGCCGTGCACCACCGCCTTCGGTCAGGATGAGCAGCTGCTGGCTGCCAACGGACTGGGTGGGGTCGACGGGGGGGAGACGGACGAAGACACGTCCAAATCACAACACTGTGTTCCCGCCTGA